tttttttcaacgccacctgtatatttgttgcctcgggttaatgatctagttaatttgttttttgttttttgttttgtttggatagatatggatcgaaggaagcttttattgatcttattgttagagatgtcttatttggagacaatttgtatttgtacgattcttgtggtgatgatgctacatggcaaacagagacatgttgaacgacccacattgactaaccgttcacttattagacgagagattagtttgtgttatctgaatggtataatagggaatactgatactgaatgtgtcaacgaattgagaatggatagaaggacttttggcatattatgcgacttacttcgtcaagatgggagggtaaaaactgatggtttggtgtctgtagaggaacaggtgtgtatgactttacaaatattagcacatcatactaagaatcgtagtgttggcggtagattttataggtcgggagagactataagtaggtatttcaatagcgtattgcaaggaattttgcgattacaaggtatcctactaaaagtcccccagcctgtgcctattgattctacagatcctaggtggcgatgttttaaggtatgatgagaattttttttcattttccctaagctttaactcttcattccctttgtataaattaacaaaaacttttttattttttatttttaagaattgcttgggagcattggatggaacacacattgatgtgcatgtacctgaaattgacaaaccaagataccgaacaagaaagggtcgagtcgcaactaatgtgttaggtgtgtgttcaggagatatgcagttcatatatgtgtttccggggtgggagggttccgcatcagactctagagtgctacatgatgcaattagtaggcctaatggttttaaggtaccaacgggtaagactattacttagtctcaactttgtaagttaggtttagttctgtttgtcaactacaaaacactaataaggtctattttttttttcattaggttgttattaccttgtagatggtggttatacaaatggtgaaggattccttgcaccctatagaggaataccttatcatttatctgaatgggagggacgaacaccttctaataaggaagaatattttaacatgaagcattctaaggcaaggaatgtaattgaacgctgttttggcctgctaaaaggaaggtggtcgatactaaggagtccatctttctatccgataaggacacaaggtcgaataattaccgcttgttgcctactacacaatcttattaggcaagagatgtctgtagatccaatggagaatttgccaataatagaagatggacaaaatacagaagaaggtgaatatgttggtagtgttcaaacatcggaccagtggactgcaatgaggaatgatatggctcaggaaatgtataatgagtggagagcaattaggaaccagcaaccgaactagctatatgtgttaatgataacattttattttagtattccttttttatcatgcatttgttagatattagcacaatgattggatggtatgcaaattaattggatgttatgcaagttgattggatattatgcaagttgattggatattatgcaaattgattatttgtatggtattttccttcattaaaatattttttgtttaggtatggataacgaaaattttttgaatgctactcaagagccaaaaggaagaaggcgtaaatgggaagcatttgaggaagaagtattactaggagttcttgaggattttgttgctcggaagcaacggtgtgacaccggtgctttcaaacaaggtactttggttgaaatagcaaaagctgtcaatgttttatgtcctcattcaaatataaaggcaaatccacatattgaatccaagttgaagaaatggaaaaaaacatatagtatggtcgttgacatgataaacacaagtggatttgcatggaatgatgtcaaaaagtgcgttgaagttgacagtgatgacgcatggcaaacttatgtgcaggttcatatcctattttatttatgcattagttatattcttgctgctatatttgttacgcatgctaaattttagttttgctatgttgatataatcttagagaaataaagaagccgatggatggagaagcaaaccttttccactgtttgatagatttgcatatatatttggaaaagatcgggctacgggtaatgtagccgaaacccctgctcaaatgatggaggaacaaagtcatgatcatgttggtgaaagtgatattggaggtgaaaattttgtttcttcaatgaaccaacaaagccaacaaagcaccccatctgaaaatagccaaagaaagaggaaaagagctgtgggaagttcaaatgatggaaccgaggcaattatcagtggactgaaagatttttatgttgaaagtgggaagaggatgcaaatggtaactgaagctttagttcaaggtactgcagatcatactgacatagctaatgaacttgaagcaatgggtctctctcctatggatcaaattgatgcattgtctcttattttggataaaccaaaaaatgtgggagtgttcagggcaatcaaaccggaactcaagaaagtgttcgtccaaaggcttttaagcgacaacacaagcggatgaggattttagctaat
This is a stretch of genomic DNA from Malus domestica chromosome 02, GDT2T_hap1. It encodes these proteins:
- the LOC139192465 gene encoding protein ANTAGONIST OF LIKE HETEROCHROMATIN PROTEIN 1-like, with product MDRRKLLLILLLEMSYLETICICTILVVMMLHGKQRHVERPTLTNRSLIRREISLCYLNGIIGNTDTECVNELRMDRRTFGILCDLLRQDGRVKTDGLVSVEEQVCMTLQILAHHTKNRSVGGRFYRSGETISRYFNSVLQGILRLQGILLKVPQPVPIDSTDPRWRCFKNCLGALDGTHIDVHVPEIDKPRYRTRKGRVATNVLGVCSGDMQFIYVFPGWEGSASDSRVLHDAISRPNGFKVPTGCYYLVDGGYTNGEGFLAPYRGIPYHLSEWEGRTPSNKEEYFNMKHSKARNVIERCFGLLKGRWSILRSPSFYPIRTQGRIITACCLLHNLIRQEMSVDPMENLPIIEDGQNTEEGEYVGSVQTSDQWTAMRNDMAQEMYNEWRAIRNQQPN
- the LOC114823750 gene encoding uncharacterized protein, which codes for MDNENFLNATQEPKGRRRKWEAFEEEVLLGVLEDFVARKQRCDTGAFKQGTLVEIAKAVNVLCPHSNIKANPHIESKLKKWKKTYSMVVDMINTSGFAWNDVKKCVEVDSDDAWQTYVQRNKEADGWRSKPFPLFDRFAYIFGKDRATGNVAETPAQMMEEQSHDHVGESDIGGENFVSSMNQQSQQSTPSENSQRKRKRAVGSSNDGTEAIISGLKDFYVESGKRMQMVTEALVQGTADHTDIANELEAMGLSPMDQIDALSLILDKPKNVGVFRAIKPELKKVFVQRLLSDNTSG